In Clostridium sp., one DNA window encodes the following:
- a CDS encoding amidohydrolase family protein produces the protein MEKIYKSSLIYHNNHFKADSGVVVENGEILEIGLFDKLKQKYQSAEIADWSNNIMIPGTVNVHNHSFQSLLRGIAVDKPFLEWRDKSLYRFSPKLNPEDLYTGALFAFGEMMKYGVTSVSDFFYVHNDGIESDEAIIKAARDIGIRLVLARCMYDWEGAPNGYVESIDESVKSIKKLAIKYNDNEMVKVIPAPHSLHAASLDMIKAGHKLAMELGTKFHIHVAEEPFEVDQIRRKFNSRPVELLNDIGVLDDNMVAIHCVWLNDNEIRLMGKNGVKLAYCPSSNMFLADGITNITELMKFDVDIGLGTDGACSNNKISVFEEMRMCALLQKVNTLDSLSVNYNQVFSMGTEIGGDILQLPVGKIENGYKADFIGIDMDDLSIQPIFKSREQILPNIVYSMQPCAIKYVVIDGNLRVKNGHIISVPEKNIINSVQNLVCKLENTKIL, from the coding sequence GTTTGACAAACTCAAGCAAAAATATCAAAGTGCAGAAATAGCCGATTGGTCTAATAATATAATGATTCCCGGAACAGTAAATGTCCACAATCATTCATTCCAAAGTTTACTCAGAGGTATCGCTGTAGATAAACCTTTTTTAGAATGGAGAGATAAATCATTATATAGATTCTCACCTAAGCTCAATCCGGAAGATCTATACACCGGAGCACTATTTGCCTTCGGGGAAATGATGAAATACGGCGTTACTTCAGTAAGTGATTTCTTTTATGTACACAATGATGGTATAGAAAGTGATGAAGCCATTATAAAAGCAGCCCGGGATATTGGAATACGTCTTGTCCTGGCAAGATGCATGTATGATTGGGAAGGTGCACCAAATGGATATGTGGAAAGTATAGATGAATCCGTAAAAAGCATTAAAAAACTTGCCATAAAATACAACGACAATGAAATGGTTAAAGTTATACCCGCTCCCCACAGTTTGCATGCTGCATCGTTGGACATGATCAAGGCAGGTCACAAGCTGGCAATGGAACTCGGCACAAAATTTCACATACATGTGGCGGAAGAACCTTTTGAAGTCGATCAAATAAGGAGAAAATTCAATTCAAGACCAGTTGAACTACTTAATGACATAGGTGTACTTGATGATAATATGGTTGCCATTCATTGTGTATGGCTTAATGATAATGAAATAAGGCTCATGGGGAAAAATGGAGTTAAACTGGCTTATTGTCCTTCAAGCAATATGTTCCTTGCAGATGGAATAACCAATATTACCGAATTGATGAAATTTGATGTGGACATAGGTTTGGGTACGGATGGAGCGTGCAGCAATAATAAAATAAGTGTTTTTGAAGAGATGAGAATGTGTGCACTGCTTCAGAAAGTAAATACGCTTGACTCACTGTCAGTAAATTACAACCAAGTATTTTCTATGGGAACGGAAATTGGAGGAGATATCCTACAGCTTCCCGTCGGGAAAATTGAAAATGGCTACAAGGCAGATTTTATAGGTATAGATATGGATGATCTGTCTATTCAGCCTATTTTCAAGTCCAGAGAGCAGATTTTGCCAAATATAGTCTATTCCATGCAGCCATGTGCAATTAAGTACGTAGTAATTGATGGAAATTTAAGAGTAAAAAATGGTCATATAATAAGTGTACCTGAAAAAAATATTATAAATTCTGTACAAAATCTAGTATGTAAATTGGAAAATACCAAAATCTTATAG